From a single Syngnathus scovelli strain Florida chromosome 2, RoL_Ssco_1.2, whole genome shotgun sequence genomic region:
- the cdk11b gene encoding cyclin-dependent kinase 11B isoform X1 yields the protein MLMGDEKETWKVKTLEEILQEKKRRKALEERTETKHPNNISQSIVPQTDAREAKRETPEEGELRDQRMEITIRNSPYTRQDSTEDRGEEDDSLAIKPPQQVARKEKSHHRKEEKRKDKRRHRSHSAEGAGKHARAKDKERERDRRKRQWEEDKARQDWERQKRREQARAHSRRERDRLEQQERQRERDRKLREQQKEQRELKDRERRADERRKEREGRRDVPSHHRMLPDEYGEKPKQSHRSRSPAHVPREKTEPGELRKISEDNYNISFNAVIKSWVTRVLLAVSKEERTDVQDLLADLQDISDSERKTSSAESSGASRSGSEEEEGEEEESSSKTEGEEEGEEEEEEEGESVSVSGSERSEQSAEELSDEEQSEEDFEEEPENGNHIPAVPESRFDHDTDESGEEMEDEEEEDAGDGDPTPQSQTHSRSPTPEGNYIPDSPPISPVELKKELPKYLPALQGCRSVEEFQCLNRIEEGTYGVVYRAKDKKTDEIVALKRLKMEKEKEGFPITSLREINTILKAQHPNIVTVREIVVGSNMDKIYIVMNYVEHDLKSLMETMKQPFLPGEVKTLMIQLLRGVRHLHDNWILHRDLKTSNLLLSHKGILKVGDFGLAREYGSPLKPYTPVVVTLWYRSPELLLGAKEYSTAVDMWSVGCVFGELLTQKPLFPGKSEIDQINKIFKDLGSPSEKIWPGYNELPAVKKMSFTEYPYNNLRKRFGALLSDQGFDLMNKFLTFCPSKRILSDEALKHEYFRETPLPIDPSMFPTWPAKSEQQRVKRGTSPRPPEGGLGYSQLGDDDLKDTGFHLTTSNQGASAVGPGFSLKF from the exons ATGCTGATGGGGGACGAAAAAGAGACCTGGAAAGTTAAGACTCTTGAAGAAATATTACAGGAGAAAAAACGCAGAAAGGCATTAGAAGAGCGAACCGAAACCAAGCACCCGAACAAT ATTTCCCAAAGCATTGTTCCACAGACGGATGCTCGGGAAGCCAAACGAGAGACCCCGGAGGAAGGAGAACTACGGGATCAAAGGATGGAAATAACAATTCGCAATTCCCCCTACACTCGTCAAGATTCCACAGAGGACAG AGGAGAGGAAGACGATTCCCTAGCTATCAAGCCTCCACAGCAAGTTGCAAGAAAAGAGAAATCTCATCACAGAAAggaggagaaaagaaaagacaaaagacGCCATCGCAGCCACTCGGCTGAGGGTG CAGGGAAGCATGCACGGGCCAAAGATAAAGAAAGGGAGCGAGATCGCAGAAAGCGTCAGTGGGAAGAAGACAAAGCCCGACAAGACTGGGAGAGGCAGAAACGAAGGGAGCAGGCCAGAGCTCATTCACGCAGAGAGAG GGACCGTCTGGAACAGCAGGAGCGGCAACGAGAGCGCGACAGAAAACTGCGCGAGCAGCAAAAAGAGCAACgagagctgaaagacagagagagGAGGGCCGATGAGCGACGCAAAGAACGAGAGGGTCGACGAGACG TGCCTTCACACCACCGAATGTTACCAGACGAGTACGGTGAGAAGCCGAAGCAAAGTCACCGCAGTCGCAGTCCTGCTCATGTCCCTCGAGAGAAAACGGAACCTGGCGAATTACGGAAAATCAGTGAGGACAATTATAACATTTCCTTCAATGCTGTAATAAAGAGTTGGGTAACTCGTGTTTTGCTTGCAGTGTCAAAGGAAGAGAGGACTGATGTTCAAGACCTACTCGCAGACCTCCAAGACATAAGTGACAGTGAAAGGAAAACCAGCTCTGCTGAGTCTTCCGGGG CATCAAGATCTGGttctgaggaggaagagggggaggaagaggagtccAGCAGCAAGACTGAGGGTGAAGAAGaaggggaggaagaggaagaggaggagggagagtCAGTTTCGGTGTCTGGTTCAGAGAGGTCTGAGCAGAGTGCAG AGGAACTGAGTGATGAGGAGCAGTCAGAGGAGGACTTTGAAGAGGAGCCGGAAAATGGAAATCACATTCCTGCAG TACCAGAATCCCGCTTTGACCACGACACAGACGAAAGTGGTGAGGAGatggaagatgaggaggaagaagacgcAGGGGATGGTGACCCTACGCCGCAGTCGCAGACCCATTCACGTTCCCCCACACCTGAAGGAAACTATATTCCTGACTCCCCTCCGATTTCACCTGTGGAGCTCAAAAAGGAGCTGCCCAAATATTTGCCTGCTTTACAG GGTTGTCGTAGCGTGGAGGAATTCCAATGTCTGAACCGAATTGAGGAGGGGACGTATGGTGTGGTGTACAGAGCCAAGGACAAGAAGACCG ATGAAATTGTGGCATTAAAAAGGCTTAAgatggagaaggagaaggagggcTTTCCCATCACGTCTTTGCGAGAAATCAACACCATTTTGAAGGCTCAGCACCCCAACATTGTCACAGTGAGG GAAATAGTTGTTGGAAGCAACATGGATAAGATCTACATTGTGATGAACTATGTTGAACATGACCTGAAGAGTCTGATGGAAACCATGAAGCAGCCTTTTCTGCCAG GAGAAGTAAAAACACTGATGATTCAGCTGCTCCGAGGAGTTCGTCATCTTCACGATAACTGGATTCTCCATCGGGACCTGAAGACGTCCAACCTGCTGCTCAGTCACAAGGGCATCCTTAAG GTCGGTGACTTTGGATTAGCCCGTGAGTACGGTTCCCCCCTGAAGCCCTACACTCCCGTAGTGGTGACCTTGTGGTACAGATCACCAGAGTTGCTGCTTGGAGCTAAG GAGTACTCCACAGCTGTCGACATGTGGTCTGTGGGCTGCGTATTTGGAGAGCTCCTTACCCAGAAACCTCTTTTTCCTGGAAAATCTGAAATCGAccaaattaataaaatattcaaG GATCTGGGGTCACCCAGCGAGAAAATCTGGCCGGGCTACAACGAGCTGCCTGCTGTGAAGAAGATGTCTTTCACAGAGTATCCCTACAATAACCTACGAAAGCGCTTTGGTGCGCTGCTCTCGGACCAGGGCTTCGACTTAATGAACAA ATTCCTCACCTTCTGTCCCAGTAAGAGGATCTTGTCGGATGAGGCACTCAAGCACGAGTACTTCCGGGAGACACCGCTGCCCATCGACCCATCCATGTTCCCCACGTGGCCGGCCAAGAGCGAGCAACAGAGGGTAAAGAGAGGCACCAGTCCTCGGCCGCCCGAGGGAGGCTTGGGCTACAGTCAACTG GGGGATGATGACCTAAAAGACACAGGCTTTCACCTGACCACCAGCAATCAGGGAGCGTCTGCAGTCGGTCCTGGATTCAGCCTGAAATTCTGA
- the cdk11b gene encoding cyclin-dependent kinase 11B isoform X2, with product MLMGDEKETWKVKTLEEILQEKKRRKALEERTETKHPNNISQSIVPQTDAREAKRETPEEGELRDQRMEITIRNSPYTRQDSTEDRGEEDDSLAIKPPQQVARKEKSHHRKEEKRKDKRRHRSHSAEGAGKHARAKDKERERDRRKRQWEEDKARQDWERQKRREQARAHSRRERPRLESPGFFLDHRDRLEQQERQRERDRKLREQQKEQRELKDRERRADERRKEREGRRDVPSHHRMLPDEYGEKPKQSHRSRSPAHVPREKTEPGELRKIMSKEERTDVQDLLADLQDISDSERKTSSAESSGASRSGSEEEEGEEEESSSKTEGEEEGEEEEEEEGESVSVSGSERSEQSAEELSDEEQSEEDFEEEPENGNHIPAVPESRFDHDTDESGEEMEDEEEEDAGDGDPTPQSQTHSRSPTPEGNYIPDSPPISPVELKKELPKYLPALQGCRSVEEFQCLNRIEEGTYGVVYRAKDKKTDEIVALKRLKMEKEKEGFPITSLREINTILKAQHPNIVTVREIVVGSNMDKIYIVMNYVEHDLKSLMETMKQPFLPGEVKTLMIQLLRGVRHLHDNWILHRDLKTSNLLLSHKGILKVGDFGLAREYGSPLKPYTPVVVTLWYRSPELLLGAKEYSTAVDMWSVGCVFGELLTQKPLFPGKSEIDQINKIFKDLGSPSEKIWPGYNELPAVKKMSFTEYPYNNLRKRFGALLSDQGFDLMNKFLTFCPSKRILSDEALKHEYFRETPLPIDPSMFPTWPAKSEQQRVKRGTSPRPPEGGLGYSQLGDDDLKDTGFHLTTSNQGASAVGPGFSLKF from the exons ATGCTGATGGGGGACGAAAAAGAGACCTGGAAAGTTAAGACTCTTGAAGAAATATTACAGGAGAAAAAACGCAGAAAGGCATTAGAAGAGCGAACCGAAACCAAGCACCCGAACAAT ATTTCCCAAAGCATTGTTCCACAGACGGATGCTCGGGAAGCCAAACGAGAGACCCCGGAGGAAGGAGAACTACGGGATCAAAGGATGGAAATAACAATTCGCAATTCCCCCTACACTCGTCAAGATTCCACAGAGGACAG AGGAGAGGAAGACGATTCCCTAGCTATCAAGCCTCCACAGCAAGTTGCAAGAAAAGAGAAATCTCATCACAGAAAggaggagaaaagaaaagacaaaagacGCCATCGCAGCCACTCGGCTGAGGGTG CAGGGAAGCATGCACGGGCCAAAGATAAAGAAAGGGAGCGAGATCGCAGAAAGCGTCAGTGGGAAGAAGACAAAGCCCGACAAGACTGGGAGAGGCAGAAACGAAGGGAGCAGGCCAGAGCTCATTCACGCAGAGAGAG ACCCCGACTGGAATCTCCTGGGTTTTTTTTGGACCACAGGGACCGTCTGGAACAGCAGGAGCGGCAACGAGAGCGCGACAGAAAACTGCGCGAGCAGCAAAAAGAGCAACgagagctgaaagacagagagagGAGGGCCGATGAGCGACGCAAAGAACGAGAGGGTCGACGAGACG TGCCTTCACACCACCGAATGTTACCAGACGAGTACGGTGAGAAGCCGAAGCAAAGTCACCGCAGTCGCAGTCCTGCTCATGTCCCTCGAGAGAAAACGGAACCTGGCGAATTACGGAAAATCA TGTCAAAGGAAGAGAGGACTGATGTTCAAGACCTACTCGCAGACCTCCAAGACATAAGTGACAGTGAAAGGAAAACCAGCTCTGCTGAGTCTTCCGGGG CATCAAGATCTGGttctgaggaggaagagggggaggaagaggagtccAGCAGCAAGACTGAGGGTGAAGAAGaaggggaggaagaggaagaggaggagggagagtCAGTTTCGGTGTCTGGTTCAGAGAGGTCTGAGCAGAGTGCAG AGGAACTGAGTGATGAGGAGCAGTCAGAGGAGGACTTTGAAGAGGAGCCGGAAAATGGAAATCACATTCCTGCAG TACCAGAATCCCGCTTTGACCACGACACAGACGAAAGTGGTGAGGAGatggaagatgaggaggaagaagacgcAGGGGATGGTGACCCTACGCCGCAGTCGCAGACCCATTCACGTTCCCCCACACCTGAAGGAAACTATATTCCTGACTCCCCTCCGATTTCACCTGTGGAGCTCAAAAAGGAGCTGCCCAAATATTTGCCTGCTTTACAG GGTTGTCGTAGCGTGGAGGAATTCCAATGTCTGAACCGAATTGAGGAGGGGACGTATGGTGTGGTGTACAGAGCCAAGGACAAGAAGACCG ATGAAATTGTGGCATTAAAAAGGCTTAAgatggagaaggagaaggagggcTTTCCCATCACGTCTTTGCGAGAAATCAACACCATTTTGAAGGCTCAGCACCCCAACATTGTCACAGTGAGG GAAATAGTTGTTGGAAGCAACATGGATAAGATCTACATTGTGATGAACTATGTTGAACATGACCTGAAGAGTCTGATGGAAACCATGAAGCAGCCTTTTCTGCCAG GAGAAGTAAAAACACTGATGATTCAGCTGCTCCGAGGAGTTCGTCATCTTCACGATAACTGGATTCTCCATCGGGACCTGAAGACGTCCAACCTGCTGCTCAGTCACAAGGGCATCCTTAAG GTCGGTGACTTTGGATTAGCCCGTGAGTACGGTTCCCCCCTGAAGCCCTACACTCCCGTAGTGGTGACCTTGTGGTACAGATCACCAGAGTTGCTGCTTGGAGCTAAG GAGTACTCCACAGCTGTCGACATGTGGTCTGTGGGCTGCGTATTTGGAGAGCTCCTTACCCAGAAACCTCTTTTTCCTGGAAAATCTGAAATCGAccaaattaataaaatattcaaG GATCTGGGGTCACCCAGCGAGAAAATCTGGCCGGGCTACAACGAGCTGCCTGCTGTGAAGAAGATGTCTTTCACAGAGTATCCCTACAATAACCTACGAAAGCGCTTTGGTGCGCTGCTCTCGGACCAGGGCTTCGACTTAATGAACAA ATTCCTCACCTTCTGTCCCAGTAAGAGGATCTTGTCGGATGAGGCACTCAAGCACGAGTACTTCCGGGAGACACCGCTGCCCATCGACCCATCCATGTTCCCCACGTGGCCGGCCAAGAGCGAGCAACAGAGGGTAAAGAGAGGCACCAGTCCTCGGCCGCCCGAGGGAGGCTTGGGCTACAGTCAACTG GGGGATGATGACCTAAAAGACACAGGCTTTCACCTGACCACCAGCAATCAGGGAGCGTCTGCAGTCGGTCCTGGATTCAGCCTGAAATTCTGA
- the cdk11b gene encoding cyclin-dependent kinase 11B isoform X3, giving the protein MLMGDEKETWKVKTLEEILQEKKRRKALEERTETKHPNNISQSIVPQTDAREAKRETPEEGELRDQRMEITIRNSPYTRQDSTEDRGEEDDSLAIKPPQQVARKEKSHHRKEEKRKDKRRHRSHSAEGAGKHARAKDKERERDRRKRQWEEDKARQDWERQKRREQARAHSRRERDRLEQQERQRERDRKLREQQKEQRELKDRERRADERRKEREGRRDVPSHHRMLPDEYGEKPKQSHRSRSPAHVPREKTEPGELRKIMSKEERTDVQDLLADLQDISDSERKTSSAESSGASRSGSEEEEGEEEESSSKTEGEEEGEEEEEEEGESVSVSGSERSEQSAEELSDEEQSEEDFEEEPENGNHIPAVPESRFDHDTDESGEEMEDEEEEDAGDGDPTPQSQTHSRSPTPEGNYIPDSPPISPVELKKELPKYLPALQGCRSVEEFQCLNRIEEGTYGVVYRAKDKKTDEIVALKRLKMEKEKEGFPITSLREINTILKAQHPNIVTVREIVVGSNMDKIYIVMNYVEHDLKSLMETMKQPFLPGEVKTLMIQLLRGVRHLHDNWILHRDLKTSNLLLSHKGILKVGDFGLAREYGSPLKPYTPVVVTLWYRSPELLLGAKEYSTAVDMWSVGCVFGELLTQKPLFPGKSEIDQINKIFKDLGSPSEKIWPGYNELPAVKKMSFTEYPYNNLRKRFGALLSDQGFDLMNKFLTFCPSKRILSDEALKHEYFRETPLPIDPSMFPTWPAKSEQQRVKRGTSPRPPEGGLGYSQLGDDDLKDTGFHLTTSNQGASAVGPGFSLKF; this is encoded by the exons ATGCTGATGGGGGACGAAAAAGAGACCTGGAAAGTTAAGACTCTTGAAGAAATATTACAGGAGAAAAAACGCAGAAAGGCATTAGAAGAGCGAACCGAAACCAAGCACCCGAACAAT ATTTCCCAAAGCATTGTTCCACAGACGGATGCTCGGGAAGCCAAACGAGAGACCCCGGAGGAAGGAGAACTACGGGATCAAAGGATGGAAATAACAATTCGCAATTCCCCCTACACTCGTCAAGATTCCACAGAGGACAG AGGAGAGGAAGACGATTCCCTAGCTATCAAGCCTCCACAGCAAGTTGCAAGAAAAGAGAAATCTCATCACAGAAAggaggagaaaagaaaagacaaaagacGCCATCGCAGCCACTCGGCTGAGGGTG CAGGGAAGCATGCACGGGCCAAAGATAAAGAAAGGGAGCGAGATCGCAGAAAGCGTCAGTGGGAAGAAGACAAAGCCCGACAAGACTGGGAGAGGCAGAAACGAAGGGAGCAGGCCAGAGCTCATTCACGCAGAGAGAG GGACCGTCTGGAACAGCAGGAGCGGCAACGAGAGCGCGACAGAAAACTGCGCGAGCAGCAAAAAGAGCAACgagagctgaaagacagagagagGAGGGCCGATGAGCGACGCAAAGAACGAGAGGGTCGACGAGACG TGCCTTCACACCACCGAATGTTACCAGACGAGTACGGTGAGAAGCCGAAGCAAAGTCACCGCAGTCGCAGTCCTGCTCATGTCCCTCGAGAGAAAACGGAACCTGGCGAATTACGGAAAATCA TGTCAAAGGAAGAGAGGACTGATGTTCAAGACCTACTCGCAGACCTCCAAGACATAAGTGACAGTGAAAGGAAAACCAGCTCTGCTGAGTCTTCCGGGG CATCAAGATCTGGttctgaggaggaagagggggaggaagaggagtccAGCAGCAAGACTGAGGGTGAAGAAGaaggggaggaagaggaagaggaggagggagagtCAGTTTCGGTGTCTGGTTCAGAGAGGTCTGAGCAGAGTGCAG AGGAACTGAGTGATGAGGAGCAGTCAGAGGAGGACTTTGAAGAGGAGCCGGAAAATGGAAATCACATTCCTGCAG TACCAGAATCCCGCTTTGACCACGACACAGACGAAAGTGGTGAGGAGatggaagatgaggaggaagaagacgcAGGGGATGGTGACCCTACGCCGCAGTCGCAGACCCATTCACGTTCCCCCACACCTGAAGGAAACTATATTCCTGACTCCCCTCCGATTTCACCTGTGGAGCTCAAAAAGGAGCTGCCCAAATATTTGCCTGCTTTACAG GGTTGTCGTAGCGTGGAGGAATTCCAATGTCTGAACCGAATTGAGGAGGGGACGTATGGTGTGGTGTACAGAGCCAAGGACAAGAAGACCG ATGAAATTGTGGCATTAAAAAGGCTTAAgatggagaaggagaaggagggcTTTCCCATCACGTCTTTGCGAGAAATCAACACCATTTTGAAGGCTCAGCACCCCAACATTGTCACAGTGAGG GAAATAGTTGTTGGAAGCAACATGGATAAGATCTACATTGTGATGAACTATGTTGAACATGACCTGAAGAGTCTGATGGAAACCATGAAGCAGCCTTTTCTGCCAG GAGAAGTAAAAACACTGATGATTCAGCTGCTCCGAGGAGTTCGTCATCTTCACGATAACTGGATTCTCCATCGGGACCTGAAGACGTCCAACCTGCTGCTCAGTCACAAGGGCATCCTTAAG GTCGGTGACTTTGGATTAGCCCGTGAGTACGGTTCCCCCCTGAAGCCCTACACTCCCGTAGTGGTGACCTTGTGGTACAGATCACCAGAGTTGCTGCTTGGAGCTAAG GAGTACTCCACAGCTGTCGACATGTGGTCTGTGGGCTGCGTATTTGGAGAGCTCCTTACCCAGAAACCTCTTTTTCCTGGAAAATCTGAAATCGAccaaattaataaaatattcaaG GATCTGGGGTCACCCAGCGAGAAAATCTGGCCGGGCTACAACGAGCTGCCTGCTGTGAAGAAGATGTCTTTCACAGAGTATCCCTACAATAACCTACGAAAGCGCTTTGGTGCGCTGCTCTCGGACCAGGGCTTCGACTTAATGAACAA ATTCCTCACCTTCTGTCCCAGTAAGAGGATCTTGTCGGATGAGGCACTCAAGCACGAGTACTTCCGGGAGACACCGCTGCCCATCGACCCATCCATGTTCCCCACGTGGCCGGCCAAGAGCGAGCAACAGAGGGTAAAGAGAGGCACCAGTCCTCGGCCGCCCGAGGGAGGCTTGGGCTACAGTCAACTG GGGGATGATGACCTAAAAGACACAGGCTTTCACCTGACCACCAGCAATCAGGGAGCGTCTGCAGTCGGTCCTGGATTCAGCCTGAAATTCTGA